Proteins co-encoded in one Arthrobacter alpinus genomic window:
- a CDS encoding VOC family protein, with protein MQLGTFSVSLAAKDIKASVAFYEMPGFTHHVGDLSQNRHVMKDGDAVIGLFQGMFEKNSLTFNPGWNQDAQAAPPFTDVCELQQQLKETGVEFLAEADPDTTGPASFVVVGPDGTR; from the coding sequence ATGCAGCTCGGCACGTTTTCGGTCAGTCTCGCAGCCAAAGACATCAAAGCCTCAGTGGCGTTTTATGAAATGCCCGGATTCACCCATCATGTGGGCGATCTGTCCCAGAATAGGCACGTCATGAAAGACGGGGACGCGGTTATTGGGCTGTTCCAAGGCATGTTTGAGAAGAACTCGCTAACCTTCAACCCGGGCTGGAACCAAGACGCTCAGGCTGCTCCCCCGTTCACGGACGTGTGTGAGCTCCAGCAGCAGCTCAAGGAAACCGGGGTGGAATTTCTGGCCGAGGCAGACCCCGATACCACCGGACCAGCCAGCTTCGTGGTGGTCGGTCCGGACGGAACCCGGTGA
- a CDS encoding HoxN/HupN/NixA family nickel/cobalt transporter — MPAVARLGYLEREKLPVARRMGATFLAVALLHIVVAGLVAFSLLTDVHPLAIGLVITAYLAGVKHSYDWDHIAAIDNSSRKFAAQGRGPVSVGFAFSMGHSSVVLLAGVLVVSGASIMGAVLQDGSAANMTLAVFGASVSALFLLAIGLFNGAAFLKANVLFRRVSGGGEVADDELAPTGMVARLMDKPLSRVKRPRDIYVLGFLFGLGFDTASTIAFLLLTASAALAGISIAALMALPLAFAAAMTLCDTANGMAMMKMYRSAVMNPTRRIGFNMVITGLSSTSALFISALTIAGIMQDVLGLKDPVSTWLANLDLGHAGLLLVGLFLAVWGIAAMGWRRDRHDGGSHRTTSSPKSSSGSSPES, encoded by the coding sequence GTGCCCGCCGTTGCCCGCCTCGGATATCTGGAACGTGAGAAGCTTCCGGTCGCCCGCAGGATGGGCGCCACGTTCCTGGCAGTGGCCTTGCTGCACATCGTCGTGGCGGGGCTCGTGGCTTTTTCACTGTTGACAGATGTTCATCCGCTGGCCATCGGCCTGGTGATCACTGCATATCTGGCCGGCGTGAAGCACAGTTACGACTGGGACCACATCGCCGCAATCGACAACTCGAGCCGCAAGTTCGCCGCCCAGGGCAGGGGGCCGGTGAGCGTCGGCTTCGCGTTCAGCATGGGCCACAGCTCCGTGGTGTTGCTGGCGGGAGTCCTCGTTGTCAGCGGTGCCAGCATCATGGGTGCCGTGCTGCAGGACGGGTCGGCAGCAAACATGACCCTGGCCGTTTTTGGTGCGAGTGTTTCGGCGTTGTTTCTGTTGGCCATCGGGCTGTTCAACGGCGCTGCGTTCCTGAAGGCCAACGTCCTGTTCCGGCGTGTCAGTGGGGGAGGGGAGGTTGCGGATGATGAGCTAGCACCGACAGGCATGGTCGCACGCCTCATGGACAAGCCGCTGTCCAGGGTGAAGCGGCCCCGCGATATTTACGTGCTTGGCTTCCTGTTCGGACTGGGCTTCGACACCGCGTCCACCATCGCTTTCCTGCTGCTGACAGCCTCGGCCGCCCTGGCCGGCATATCCATTGCAGCCCTGATGGCATTGCCGCTGGCGTTCGCTGCCGCCATGACGTTGTGCGACACAGCCAACGGCATGGCAATGATGAAAATGTACCGCTCCGCCGTCATGAACCCAACCCGACGGATCGGCTTCAACATGGTCATCACCGGGCTGTCTTCCACCTCGGCCCTGTTCATTTCGGCCCTGACCATCGCGGGCATCATGCAAGACGTGCTAGGCCTGAAGGATCCGGTCTCAACGTGGCTCGCCAACCTGGATCTAGGCCATGCCGGCTTGCTGCTGGTGGGACTGTTCCTGGCCGTGTGGGGAATTGCGGCAATGGGCTGGCGGCGGGACAGGCACGACGGCGGATCCCACCGCACCACGTCCTCGCCAAAGTCATCGTCCGGGTCATCGCCAGAATCGTAG
- a CDS encoding urease subunit beta — MKPGEYILRSEPVTCNAGTDAISLQIINRGDRPIQVGSHYHFAEVNDALEFDRESAYGCRLDIPAGTAVRFEPGDAKTVNLIQLAGTREVFGFRDQVNGKLDGADARPGAGQAPAADTATKAAEKDGQ, encoded by the coding sequence GTGAAACCAGGAGAATACATTTTGCGTTCGGAGCCAGTGACGTGTAATGCCGGCACGGACGCCATTTCGCTTCAAATCATCAACCGCGGCGACCGGCCCATTCAGGTCGGCTCGCATTACCACTTCGCCGAAGTCAATGATGCCTTGGAATTCGATCGTGAAAGCGCCTATGGGTGCCGTCTGGACATACCGGCAGGCACGGCCGTCCGTTTTGAGCCCGGTGACGCCAAGACCGTGAACCTGATCCAGCTGGCCGGAACACGGGAAGTCTTCGGCTTCCGTGACCAGGTTAATGGGAAGCTCGACGGCGCAGACGCCCGCCCAGGTGCCGGGCAGGCCCCCGCCGCTGACACGGCGACAAAAGCAGCCGAAAAGGACGGACAATGA
- a CDS encoding DedA family protein, with product MTDFLMAAAGQPWAYVVVVVFCLLDGFFPPIPSETLVVGAAALAVNHGWSALSLLVLTAAVGAFLGDNVAYMIGRHLGKHRFAWLRRPMMQRAFAKAETELEQRAVSMILVARFLPVARVAVNLTAGATRYNRRRFVAVSALSATLWAIYSVAIGALAGSWLREHPLLGLIGAMLVAGLLGIVLDKTLGAFRARRGATNSKPEPEPARSLAAANLL from the coding sequence ATGACTGACTTTTTGATGGCAGCGGCAGGACAGCCGTGGGCCTACGTGGTGGTGGTGGTTTTTTGCCTGCTGGACGGCTTCTTCCCTCCCATTCCCAGCGAGACCCTGGTGGTTGGCGCAGCTGCCCTGGCTGTAAATCACGGGTGGTCTGCGCTTTCACTACTGGTTCTCACGGCTGCTGTCGGCGCATTTCTCGGCGACAATGTCGCCTACATGATCGGGCGCCATCTAGGAAAACACCGCTTTGCCTGGCTGCGCCGGCCGATGATGCAGCGTGCATTTGCCAAGGCGGAGACAGAGCTGGAACAACGGGCAGTTTCAATGATCTTGGTGGCAAGGTTCCTCCCCGTAGCCAGGGTTGCCGTCAATCTCACCGCCGGGGCTACTCGGTACAATCGACGTAGGTTTGTGGCAGTGTCGGCCCTCTCCGCAACGCTGTGGGCCATCTACTCAGTAGCTATTGGAGCGCTGGCTGGATCCTGGTTGCGTGAACACCCGCTGCTAGGTCTAATAGGAGCCATGCTCGTTGCCGGTCTGCTAGGAATCGTGCTCGATAAAACACTTGGTGCATTCCGGGCTCGTCGCGGCGCAACGAATTCCAAACCAGAACCAGAACCAGCCAGGAGTCTGGCAGCAGCTAATCTGCTGTAG
- a CDS encoding SGNH/GDSL hydrolase family protein, whose translation MITTHPIPASFIRGALELESTATGTIVHRLPSSARAQANGDPQLLMVEQQPSGVRIVFQTASTTIELDTVRSRTSYAGAPSRPDGVIEIVVDGSVFGESVTNGGILTTIDMATGVPSREQGPSCTSSFTNLPAGLKNIELWLPHNEVTELLELRSDAPLQPQPVSVRPQWLHHGSSISHGSNATRPTAIWPALAARLGGMELTNLGFGGSALLDPFTARTMRDTPADAISIKMGINIVNLDLMRLRAFGPAVHGFLDTLRDGHPETPLLVVSPVFCGIHEDTPGPGAFDMAALAEGKMRFIATGDPLETAAGKLTLRIIRDELERIVRARAQSDPNLHFLDGLALYGESDAQTHPLSDALHPDSETHRLMGERFARLAFRPGAPLEAR comes from the coding sequence ATGATTACCACCCATCCCATCCCGGCCAGCTTTATTCGCGGCGCCCTCGAACTGGAGAGCACGGCGACGGGCACCATTGTCCATCGCCTACCTTCCAGCGCACGCGCCCAGGCCAACGGGGATCCACAGCTCCTCATGGTCGAGCAGCAGCCCTCCGGAGTGCGCATCGTCTTTCAGACTGCGTCTACCACCATCGAGCTAGACACCGTACGCTCGCGTACCAGTTATGCGGGAGCCCCGTCTCGACCCGATGGCGTCATTGAAATCGTGGTGGACGGCTCAGTCTTCGGAGAGTCCGTCACCAACGGCGGCATTCTGACAACCATTGACATGGCCACCGGAGTCCCCTCACGTGAACAGGGCCCCAGCTGCACGAGTAGCTTCACGAACCTGCCAGCGGGGCTAAAAAATATTGAACTCTGGCTACCCCACAATGAGGTCACTGAGCTCTTGGAGCTTCGCAGCGACGCACCCCTTCAACCACAGCCGGTCAGCGTTCGCCCCCAGTGGCTGCACCACGGCAGCTCCATCAGTCACGGCTCCAATGCCACGCGTCCGACGGCGATTTGGCCCGCTCTTGCTGCCCGCTTGGGTGGAATGGAACTGACAAATCTCGGTTTTGGTGGCAGCGCCCTGTTGGATCCTTTTACTGCACGCACTATGCGTGACACACCGGCTGATGCCATCAGTATCAAGATGGGCATCAACATAGTCAACCTTGACCTGATGCGGTTGCGCGCTTTCGGACCGGCCGTCCACGGATTCCTTGACACTCTCCGCGACGGGCATCCGGAGACGCCTTTGCTGGTGGTTTCGCCCGTCTTCTGTGGAATTCATGAGGACACTCCTGGCCCCGGGGCCTTCGACATGGCCGCCCTTGCCGAAGGAAAAATGCGTTTCATCGCCACCGGGGACCCGCTGGAAACTGCCGCCGGAAAGCTCACCTTGCGGATCATTCGGGACGAATTGGAGCGGATAGTCCGCGCACGCGCACAAAGCGATCCAAATCTGCATTTCCTCGACGGATTGGCACTCTATGGTGAGAGCGATGCCCAAACGCATCCTCTTTCAGATGCGCTCCATCCGGACAGTGAAACCCACCGCCTCATGGGTGAGCGCTTTGCACGCCTGGCGTTCCGTCCTGGCGCTCCGCTGGAGGCGCGCTAA
- a CDS encoding urease accessory protein UreD: MTAAVTVGRLAAPQEWAGTLSLDIDRREGRSIAVKQFHDGALRILRPHYLDESGQVCYVVINPGGAYLGGDKYLIEVAVADGAELLLTTQSATKVYRTPNNRAEQHMRVLLGAGSRLELLPDPLIAYREATYAQVTAVDMDPTASLVMAEVVTPGWSPDGKLFRYDEIRMRNEISIGGRLTVLDNLLIRPGSGSPVDSTCFMAEYTHLASLLVMDARVDQALVDELHALLAPKNDGGQLGLTLLDGPGLALRALSHSTERLNEMLAAAVDLLRKRWHGQEPLNLRKY, translated from the coding sequence GTGACCGCAGCCGTCACCGTGGGGCGGTTGGCTGCGCCTCAGGAGTGGGCGGGGACTTTGTCGCTGGACATCGACCGGCGCGAAGGCCGCTCAATCGCGGTCAAGCAGTTTCACGACGGGGCGCTGCGGATCCTGCGCCCGCACTACCTGGATGAGTCCGGGCAGGTTTGCTACGTGGTCATCAACCCAGGTGGCGCATATTTGGGCGGGGACAAGTACCTCATCGAGGTCGCGGTGGCCGACGGGGCCGAGCTGCTGTTGACCACGCAGTCGGCCACGAAGGTGTACCGGACGCCGAATAATCGCGCCGAGCAGCACATGCGCGTTTTGTTGGGTGCCGGTTCACGCTTGGAGTTGCTGCCCGATCCGCTGATCGCCTATCGCGAGGCCACCTATGCCCAGGTGACGGCGGTGGACATGGACCCTACGGCGTCGCTGGTCATGGCCGAGGTGGTCACGCCCGGCTGGTCGCCGGACGGCAAGCTGTTCCGGTATGACGAGATCCGCATGCGCAATGAGATCTCCATCGGCGGCCGGTTGACGGTCCTGGACAATCTGCTGATTCGCCCCGGAAGCGGCTCGCCCGTTGACAGCACATGCTTCATGGCCGAGTACACGCACCTCGCCTCACTGCTGGTCATGGATGCGCGCGTGGACCAGGCGCTGGTGGATGAACTCCACGCGCTGCTCGCTCCTAAGAACGACGGCGGCCAGCTGGGACTGACGCTGCTGGACGGCCCGGGTCTGGCCTTGCGTGCCCTGTCCCACTCAACGGAACGACTGAACGAAATGCTGGCTGCCGCCGTCGATCTTCTGCGGAAGCGTTGGCACGGCCAAGAACCCCTGAACTTAAGGAAATACTAG
- a CDS encoding urease accessory protein UreF, whose amino-acid sequence MAPAPSYLLPLLQLSDSALPTGAFSHSLGMETHLDRGIVHDENSFANWLTQFIRIQLVHSDGLAIRLVYDAETQAELFRVDRELHAAALPREIQEAGVKMGARMLDIAGSVFPCAELGDYAVAVGSGECAGHPALAFAIAGKNLGVPLEELLSTYLFSTVTSLTQNAIRGIPLGQSAGQRVLAAAHHEVRDGVVLIQTLGREDFGVTAPGLEIAQMQHERQRARMFMS is encoded by the coding sequence ATGGCGCCCGCACCGAGTTACCTGTTGCCGCTGCTGCAGCTGAGCGATTCGGCGCTGCCCACCGGCGCGTTCAGCCACTCACTCGGCATGGAAACCCACCTCGATCGCGGGATTGTCCACGACGAGAACAGCTTCGCGAACTGGCTGACCCAGTTCATCCGGATCCAGCTCGTCCACTCCGACGGGCTCGCCATCCGCTTGGTCTACGATGCCGAAACCCAGGCAGAACTGTTCCGCGTGGACCGGGAACTGCACGCGGCGGCCCTGCCCCGGGAAATTCAGGAAGCGGGGGTGAAGATGGGTGCACGCATGCTCGATATCGCCGGCTCGGTCTTCCCGTGCGCGGAACTTGGGGACTATGCGGTGGCGGTCGGCTCGGGGGAGTGCGCCGGCCACCCGGCACTGGCGTTTGCCATCGCCGGGAAGAACCTGGGAGTGCCGCTGGAGGAACTGTTGAGCACGTACCTGTTTTCCACCGTGACGTCGCTGACGCAGAATGCGATCCGCGGTATTCCCCTCGGCCAGAGCGCCGGCCAGCGTGTCCTTGCCGCTGCGCACCATGAGGTGCGGGACGGCGTCGTTCTTATCCAGACGCTGGGACGCGAGGACTTCGGCGTCACAGCCCCCGGGCTAGAAATTGCCCAAATGCAACACGAGCGCCAACGCGCCCGCATGTTCATGTCATGA
- a CDS encoding amino acid permease, which yields MSRTSVDSAIASHGQAAVTGTKQEGSGADNELKRGLSSRHLQMIAIGGAIGTGLFVASGGTIAQAGPGGALLAYILVGLMVFLLMQSLGEMSAKIPVAGSFQTYATRFVSPSFGFAVGWNYWFNWAITVAAELVAAGIIMDFWFPGVPGWLWAGAFLVLLTAVNALSSKAFGESEFWLSSIKVVAVILFLIAGVLMIFGILGDGHSGMSNWQNGEDVFHGGWVSIISVFMIAGFSFQGTELVGVAAGEAKNPRREVPRAIRSVFWRIMIFYVGAIFVIGCLIPFTDPSLLASGEADIAASPFTLVFERAGIAFAAAVMNAVILTAILSAGNSGLYASTRMLYAMAHDGKAPKIFGRTNSRGVPMAALLATAAVGLFGFLSAIVGQGAAYSWLLNVSGLSGFIVWAGIAVSHYRFRRGFIAQGNKVSDLPYRASFFPIGPILAFTVLILVIAGQNYEAILAGRGAEVLSSYIGIPIFLGLWLIHRFVSKSKVVPLLEMDLSGPKDVEESAA from the coding sequence ATGAGCAGGACCTCTGTCGATTCAGCGATTGCTTCCCACGGTCAGGCTGCCGTAACCGGCACCAAGCAAGAAGGGTCCGGCGCTGACAACGAGCTCAAGCGCGGCCTGAGCAGCCGTCACCTGCAGATGATTGCGATTGGTGGCGCTATTGGCACCGGCCTCTTCGTGGCCTCCGGTGGCACCATTGCTCAGGCCGGTCCCGGTGGAGCCCTACTGGCCTACATTCTGGTGGGCTTGATGGTCTTCTTGTTGATGCAGTCCTTGGGTGAGATGTCCGCCAAGATTCCTGTGGCGGGTTCATTCCAGACGTACGCCACTCGCTTTGTTTCACCATCATTCGGGTTCGCCGTTGGCTGGAACTACTGGTTCAACTGGGCCATTACCGTGGCCGCGGAACTAGTGGCCGCAGGCATCATCATGGACTTCTGGTTTCCAGGGGTTCCTGGTTGGCTCTGGGCCGGAGCTTTCCTGGTGCTACTCACCGCAGTAAACGCGCTTTCATCCAAGGCGTTCGGGGAAAGCGAGTTCTGGCTGTCCTCGATCAAGGTGGTTGCGGTAATCCTGTTCCTCATCGCCGGTGTCCTGATGATCTTTGGCATCCTGGGCGACGGCCACTCAGGAATGTCGAATTGGCAAAACGGTGAAGACGTATTCCACGGTGGCTGGGTGTCCATCATCTCCGTCTTCATGATCGCCGGGTTCTCCTTCCAAGGCACCGAGCTGGTGGGCGTGGCGGCAGGCGAAGCCAAAAACCCACGGCGCGAGGTCCCGCGCGCTATCCGCTCAGTCTTCTGGCGCATCATGATCTTCTACGTGGGCGCCATCTTTGTCATCGGCTGCCTGATCCCCTTTACCGACCCAAGCCTGCTGGCATCCGGGGAAGCAGACATTGCCGCCTCACCCTTCACCTTGGTCTTCGAACGGGCGGGCATTGCCTTCGCCGCAGCTGTGATGAACGCCGTGATTTTAACTGCCATTCTCTCGGCCGGTAACTCCGGGCTCTACGCCTCAACGCGCATGCTCTACGCCATGGCGCACGACGGCAAGGCCCCAAAGATCTTCGGCCGCACCAACTCCCGAGGCGTGCCGATGGCCGCACTGCTGGCCACGGCCGCCGTCGGACTCTTCGGTTTCCTGAGCGCGATCGTGGGCCAAGGTGCCGCATACTCGTGGCTGCTGAACGTCTCGGGACTGAGCGGATTCATTGTCTGGGCTGGCATCGCGGTCTCGCACTACCGCTTCCGGCGCGGATTCATTGCCCAAGGGAACAAGGTGAGCGATCTGCCGTACCGAGCCTCGTTCTTCCCCATTGGGCCCATCTTGGCGTTCACGGTGCTCATCTTGGTGATCGCCGGGCAGAACTACGAGGCGATTCTTGCTGGCCGGGGAGCGGAAGTCCTCTCGTCCTATATTGGCATCCCCATCTTTCTGGGCCTCTGGCTCATTCACCGATTCGTCAGCAAATCCAAAGTTGTGCCACTGCTGGAGATGGACCTTTCCGGCCCCAAGGATGTTGAGGAGAGCGCCGCTTAG
- the ureE gene encoding urease accessory protein UreE — translation MIIDAILGNKFDPATQTFDPSVLEKLHEERVVLPSALLVKRIQRVTTDHGRELGIRLAGETTADLRDGDVLYVDETDAIVISVEHSDVLVIAPESVKEMGIVAHNLGNRHMQAQFFGEDSEYEAQVMVLAYDHTVEDYLKHVGVPYSRQERVMPVPFRHAEHTH, via the coding sequence TTGATTATTGACGCCATCCTTGGCAATAAGTTCGATCCCGCCACACAAACCTTCGACCCCTCCGTTTTGGAAAAACTGCATGAGGAACGCGTGGTGCTGCCCTCGGCCCTGCTGGTCAAGCGCATCCAACGCGTCACCACCGATCATGGCCGTGAGCTGGGCATCCGGCTGGCCGGCGAGACGACAGCAGACCTCCGCGACGGTGACGTCCTGTATGTGGACGAGACGGACGCCATCGTGATCTCCGTCGAGCACAGTGACGTTCTGGTAATCGCCCCGGAGTCCGTCAAGGAGATGGGCATCGTGGCGCACAACCTGGGCAACCGGCACATGCAGGCCCAGTTCTTCGGTGAGGACAGCGAATACGAAGCCCAGGTCATGGTCCTCGCCTACGACCACACGGTGGAGGACTACCTCAAACACGTGGGCGTGCCGTATTCGCGGCAGGAACGCGTCATGCCCGTGCCCTTTCGCCACGCAGAGCACACACACTAA
- the ureG gene encoding urease accessory protein UreG: MKPIKIGIGGPVGAGKTQLVERLTRALDGQISSAAITNDIYTIEDAKILAANGVLPLDRIIGIETGGCPHTAIREDTSMNSAAVEELEARHPDLQVIFIESGGDNLSATFSPELVDFSIYIIDVAQGEKIPRKAGQGMIKADLFIINKTDLAPYVGADLSVMEADTLEFRGHKPYCFTNLKTDDGLEHVLNWLKRDVLMLDLETR, from the coding sequence ATGAAGCCCATCAAGATTGGCATTGGCGGACCGGTCGGCGCCGGCAAGACGCAGCTCGTGGAGCGCCTGACCCGCGCCCTCGACGGGCAGATCTCAAGCGCTGCGATCACGAACGACATCTACACGATCGAGGACGCGAAGATCCTGGCAGCGAACGGCGTGCTTCCACTCGATAGGATCATCGGGATTGAGACCGGCGGCTGCCCGCACACTGCGATCCGTGAGGACACCTCGATGAACTCGGCGGCGGTGGAGGAGCTGGAGGCGCGGCATCCTGACCTTCAGGTTATTTTCATTGAATCGGGTGGCGACAACCTCTCGGCGACGTTCAGCCCCGAGTTGGTGGACTTTTCGATCTACATCATCGACGTGGCGCAGGGCGAGAAGATCCCGCGAAAGGCCGGGCAGGGCATGATCAAGGCGGACCTGTTCATCATCAACAAGACCGACCTGGCCCCCTACGTGGGCGCTGACCTGTCTGTGATGGAGGCCGATACCTTGGAGTTCCGCGGCCACAAGCCGTACTGCTTCACGAATCTGAAGACCGACGACGGCCTGGAACACGTCCTCAACTGGCTTAAGCGCGACGTGCTGATGCTTGACTTGGAAACCAGGTGA
- a CDS encoding urease subunit gamma, producing the protein MHLTPRESEKLMIVVAADLARRRQSRNLKLNHPESVAILTYELIEGARDGRTVADLMSWGSSILTRDDVMEGVADMIKDVQVEATFPDGTKLVTVHNPIR; encoded by the coding sequence ATGCATTTGACGCCCCGTGAGAGCGAAAAGCTCATGATCGTTGTCGCCGCAGACTTGGCCCGTCGCAGGCAGTCCCGGAACTTGAAACTCAACCATCCAGAATCGGTCGCCATCCTCACCTATGAGCTGATCGAAGGGGCCAGAGACGGACGCACAGTTGCCGATCTCATGAGCTGGGGGAGCAGCATCCTCACCCGTGACGACGTCATGGAAGGGGTGGCGGACATGATCAAGGATGTTCAGGTCGAGGCCACCTTCCCCGATGGCACCAAGCTCGTCACCGTGCACAACCCCATCCGCTAA
- the ureC gene encoding urease subunit alpha, with the protein MSFELSRKQYSDLYGPTTGDAIRLADTELFLEIEHDHTRYGEEVVYGGGKVIRDGMGQNGQRTRDEDIPDTVITNIIVLDWSGIYKADVALRDGHIFKIGKAGNPDISDGVNITIGVATDIIAGEGKIMTAGGIDTHVHFVSPDQVPVALASGVTTLIGGGTGPSEASKATTVTPGKWHISKMLQAVDNMPINIGLLGKGHASAREPLAEQVRAGVIGLKVHEDWGATHSSIDMSLQVADEFDVQVAIHSDTLNEFGFVEDTIKAIAGRVIHTFHTEGAGGGHAPDIIKIASLPNVLPASTNPTLPFTVNTIDEHLDMLMVCHHLSPDIPEDVAFADSRIRKETIAAEDVLHDMGIFSITSSDSQAMGRVGEVVLRTWQVADAMKRQRGKFDDDPEVGDNARLKRYVAKYTINPAIAHGISDYVGSIEEGKFADLVIWEPAFFGVKPEMVIKGGQMVMSIMGDPNGSIPTPQPRTFRPNFATLGRAVHSSSITFMSQAAVDAGVPAELGLAHEVRACHGIRNLTKADMKLNGETPDIQVDPETYEVRVDGEVVTAEASSVLPMAQRYFLF; encoded by the coding sequence ATGAGCTTTGAACTGAGCCGCAAGCAGTATTCCGACCTTTACGGCCCCACCACCGGCGACGCTATCCGCCTCGCCGACACCGAATTGTTTCTAGAAATCGAGCATGACCACACCAGATATGGCGAGGAAGTGGTCTACGGCGGCGGCAAGGTCATCCGTGACGGCATGGGCCAAAACGGCCAGCGCACCCGGGATGAGGACATCCCCGACACCGTCATCACCAACATCATCGTGCTGGATTGGTCCGGCATCTACAAGGCCGATGTCGCCCTCCGCGACGGTCACATCTTCAAGATCGGCAAGGCCGGCAACCCGGACATCTCCGACGGCGTGAACATCACGATCGGCGTCGCCACCGACATCATCGCCGGTGAAGGCAAGATCATGACCGCCGGCGGCATCGACACGCACGTGCACTTCGTCAGCCCCGACCAGGTCCCCGTCGCCCTTGCCAGCGGCGTCACCACGCTGATCGGCGGCGGCACCGGCCCGTCCGAAGCCAGCAAGGCCACCACCGTCACGCCCGGAAAATGGCACATCTCCAAGATGCTGCAGGCCGTGGACAACATGCCCATCAACATCGGCCTGCTCGGCAAGGGCCATGCCAGCGCCCGCGAACCACTCGCGGAACAGGTACGCGCCGGCGTCATCGGCCTGAAAGTCCACGAGGACTGGGGCGCCACACACTCATCCATCGATATGTCGCTGCAGGTTGCCGACGAATTCGACGTCCAGGTCGCCATCCACTCCGACACCCTCAACGAATTCGGCTTCGTCGAGGACACCATCAAGGCCATCGCCGGGCGTGTCATTCACACCTTCCACACCGAAGGTGCCGGCGGCGGCCACGCGCCGGACATCATCAAGATCGCCAGCCTGCCCAACGTGCTCCCGGCGTCCACCAACCCCACGCTTCCCTTCACGGTCAACACCATCGACGAGCACCTGGACATGCTCATGGTCTGCCACCACCTCAGCCCCGACATCCCCGAGGACGTGGCCTTCGCAGACTCCCGTATCCGCAAGGAAACCATCGCCGCCGAGGACGTCCTGCACGACATGGGCATCTTCTCCATCACCTCCTCCGACTCCCAGGCCATGGGCCGCGTCGGCGAGGTGGTCCTGCGCACCTGGCAGGTGGCCGATGCCATGAAGCGCCAGCGCGGGAAGTTCGACGACGACCCCGAGGTCGGTGACAACGCCCGGCTTAAGCGTTACGTTGCGAAATACACGATCAACCCGGCCATCGCCCACGGCATCTCCGATTATGTTGGCAGCATCGAGGAAGGCAAATTTGCCGACCTCGTCATCTGGGAACCTGCGTTCTTCGGCGTGAAACCGGAGATGGTGATCAAGGGAGGCCAGATGGTCATGTCCATCATGGGGGACCCCAACGGGTCCATCCCCACCCCGCAGCCACGCACCTTCCGGCCCAATTTTGCAACCCTGGGCCGCGCCGTGCATTCCTCCTCCATCACGTTCATGTCCCAGGCTGCAGTCGACGCCGGGGTTCCGGCCGAGTTGGGCCTGGCGCACGAGGTGCGAGCCTGCCACGGCATCCGCAATCTCACCAAGGCGGACATGAAACTGAACGGCGAAACACCCGACATCCAGGTGGATCCCGAGACCTATGAGGTGCGTGTTGACGGCGAAGTCGTCACGGCCGAAGCCTCCAGCGTGCTGCCCATGGCCCAACGCTACTTCCTCTTTTAA
- a CDS encoding antibiotic biosynthesis monooxygenase: MPSSQPVTVSIARTVQHGYHRQFAAWALAGQELAREWPGYLGSGWVRNNLNSNEWHVMYRFSDAETLRAWDDSHERKWWIDSSGGLMEITRVEHRTGIEGWFDQPGDVSITVPETVVPPRWKQAVGIFLPFFPMSLLANILLRPVTGDWPLALAVLLNVGILTPIMTYYMLPLSTRLLRPWLQAARKTRR; encoded by the coding sequence GTGCCTTCTTCTCAACCAGTTACCGTGTCCATTGCCCGAACCGTCCAGCACGGCTATCACCGCCAATTCGCTGCTTGGGCCTTGGCCGGACAAGAGCTTGCCAGAGAGTGGCCCGGGTACCTCGGATCGGGCTGGGTTCGCAACAACCTGAACTCCAATGAATGGCACGTCATGTACCGCTTTTCCGACGCGGAAACACTCCGAGCCTGGGATGACTCACATGAACGTAAGTGGTGGATTGACAGCAGTGGTGGACTCATGGAGATCACCAGAGTCGAGCATCGCACAGGCATCGAGGGGTGGTTTGACCAGCCCGGGGATGTTTCTATTACCGTTCCGGAAACAGTGGTGCCGCCCCGGTGGAAGCAAGCCGTGGGCATCTTCCTTCCGTTCTTCCCCATGAGCCTGCTGGCCAATATCCTGTTGCGCCCTGTGACCGGCGACTGGCCGCTGGCACTGGCTGTCTTGCTGAATGTAGGCATCCTGACGCCGATCATGACGTATTACATGCTGCCGCTGAGCACGCGCCTATTGCGGCCCTGGTTGCAGGCAGCTCGTAAAACTCGCCGTTGA